In bacterium, the genomic window CTGAAAGGATGCCACAGGATTCCCAAAAGCGGTCCGTTGCTTCGCATAATTGAGTGCCGCTTCGTAAGCGCCCTGTGCAATACCCACTGCCTGCGCGGCAATCCCGATCCTGCCACCATCCAGCGTGGACAGCGCAATCTTAAAACCATCCCCTTCCTGACCCAGCCTGTTAGCCGCCGGCACCCGGCAGTTTTCCAGATGCAAAGCGGCCGATACTGCCGCGCGAATACCCAGCTTCTCTTCATGCTTTCCAACTGAAAAACCAGGAGTCTCTTTGCGGATCATCAACGCGGTAATGCCATGATGCTTGTCCGTTCGTTCGGTCAGGCAAAAAACAAGGGCCCAATCTGCATTCGGCGCGTTCGTGATCCACACCTTTTGGCCGTTGACGATATAGTCATCGCCATCCCGCACGGCCGTAGTCCGCAAGTTGGACGCATCGCTTCCTGCTTGTGGTTCTGTTAATGCGAAGCAGCCAAGTTTTTCACCTGATGCCAGAGGTTTTAGAATCCGCTCCTTTTGTTCCTCATTGCCAAACTTTAGTAGCGGATCGCACACAAGACTGTTATTCACAGAGAGAATCACGCCGGTTGCTGCGCAACATCTCGAAATTTCTTCGATCGCGATGACTGTTGCGAGACTCCCGAGCCCGGCGCCGCCATATTCGTCCGGGATGCTGATACCGGTTAAACCAAGCTCCGCCGCTTTGCGAATTGTTTCGGACGGGAACCGTCCCGTGCGATCAATCTCAGCAGCCAGCGGCCTCACTTCATTTTCAGCAAAATCCCGCACAAGCTGCTGAAGCATCTGCTCTTCTTCGTTGAAATCAAAATCCATGTTTAGAATTTAACGCAAAGACGCCAAGACGCAAAGAGAATATTTGTCTTAGCGACTTTGTGTCTTTGCGTTAAAAAAGTGGTCGCAATTTGGTGAGAGTGATGGAGAAGTCCTCGGGGATTACGCGGGTTTCAGCCAGAGTAGACATAAAACTGGTGTCACCATTCCAGCGAGGGACGAGATGCAAATGATAATGCTCCTCTATGCCGGCGCCGGCGCACTTTCCCAGGTTCATTCCCATATTGAAACCGTCCGGTCTGTACACCGCACGAAGCGCTTGAATACCGCGTTGAAACAAACCCATCATCTCTTCCAGAATTTCAGGTTCTACTTCCACCGGATTCGAAAGATGCTTGTAAGGCGCAATCATCATGTGTCCGTTATTGTAGGGATAACGGTTCAGGAGTACGAAATTATGTTTAGCCTGATGAATGATCAGTGAATCCGGATGATCCGTATTTTCAATCGCAAGACAGAATACACAGCCGCCTTTTTGAGTGGCACCAGTCACGTAGTCAAATCTCCAGGGAGATAGAATAGAATTCATTTGTACCGCCGGCCTCCGGCCGGCTCCGGACGCGGGCGGGACGCCCGCGGTACATTGTTTAAACGTTTGCTTTATTAATGAGCTTTTTCAGATCCTTTCCCGGTTTAAAATAAGGAACTTTCTTTGCAGGAACCTGAACAGCTTCGCTGGTCCTGGGATTGCGGCCGATCCGGCTGTTGCGGCGGCGCAGCTTGAAAGAACCGAACCCCCGCAACTCAATTTTTTCGCCATCTTTGAGCGCATCTACGATACGATCCAGAAAAACGTTCACAATATTTTCCGCGTCTTTCTTGGATAATTCGGCGATTCTAGAAACTTCCGAGATCAAGTCCGCTTTGGTCATCAACTTCGTAGTTTCCACGGCGCCCCTCTTTCGTTAATTATCCTTATCAAGCGGTTTGATAAGTTCTCCACCCGCAAGATCCAATAATGTAACTTTATCGCTGGATTTGTAACTTTCGATCATCTTTCGTTCCTCTTCCATCTGCACTTCTTTGATGCTCAAACCGATTTTCTTTTCGCCTTGATCCATCTTGATGATCTTAGCTTTTACAATATCTCCCAACTGAAAATGCTCTTGAGGATTTTCGACCCTTTCCATACCCATTTCCGAAACATGAACAAGTCCTTCGATGCCGTCTTCCAACTCCACGAATGCTCCGTAGTTCGTCAAATTGACGATGCGCCCTTCCACATTGTCACCGACTTTGTATTTGCGGAAAAACTCGGACCAGATGTCGGGCTGCATTTGTTTCAATCCGAGCGATAAACGCTGCTTTATCGGATCAATTTCCAGCACTTTTGCGGAAATTCGATCTCCTTTGCGTACATACTCACTCGGATTCTTTGCGCGTTTGCTCCAGCTCAGATCGCTGATGTGAATCAATCCATGAACTCCATCTTCGACTTCCACAAACACGCCGAAATCCGTA contains:
- a CDS encoding HIT domain-containing protein, whose translation is MNSILSPWRFDYVTGATQKGGCVFCLAIENTDHPDSLIIHQAKHNFVLLNRYPYNNGHMMIAPYKHLSNPVEVEPEILEEMMGLFQRGIQALRAVYRPDGFNMGMNLGKCAGAGIEEHYHLHLVPRWNGDTSFMSTLAETRVIPEDFSITLTKLRPLF
- a CDS encoding acyl-CoA dehydrogenase, translated to MDFDFNEEEQMLQQLVRDFAENEVRPLAAEIDRTGRFPSETIRKAAELGLTGISIPDEYGGAGLGSLATVIAIEEISRCCAATGVILSVNNSLVCDPLLKFGNEEQKERILKPLASGEKLGCFALTEPQAGSDASNLRTTAVRDGDDYIVNGQKVWITNAPNADWALVFCLTERTDKHHGITALMIRKETPGFSVGKHEEKLGIRAAVSAALHLENCRVPAANRLGQEGDGFKIALSTLDGGRIGIAAQAVGIAQGAYEAALNYAKQRTAFGNPVASFQAIQFMLSDMATEIEAARLLAYRAALAKDSGKRFSKEASMAKLFASETAMKHTIKAVQIHGGYGYSTEFPVERAMRDAKITEIYEGTSEIQRLVIAHSILS
- a CDS encoding integration host factor subunit beta codes for the protein MTKADLISEVSRIAELSKKDAENIVNVFLDRIVDALKDGEKIELRGFGSFKLRRRNSRIGRNPRTSEAVQVPAKKVPYFKPGKDLKKLINKANV